Within the Melopsittacus undulatus isolate bMelUnd1 chromosome 5, bMelUnd1.mat.Z, whole genome shotgun sequence genome, the region TTGCCTACAGGAGAAagtactgggtttttttcattaaataaaatgccTTCCGAAGAGACTCTCCATGACCCCCGTGCTGCGGCTGACATGCGGCCTTCCCAGTGAGGGTCCTCAGTGtgtttgcaattaaaatgtttgtctttGATATTAATAATGATAATCTTTACCTAAGCCCCCAGCCAAAGCAAACAGGGCCCTGGAATCACAAGATCAAAGGGTAATAACGGGGTAAGGACAAGCAGGTTATGATTTAATCCGGGCTTTCTCCAGAGGGGCCACGCACAGAGGCATCGAGGTTTTTACACGACAGCCGCTaccccttctctccccctctGCCGCGCTCCGGTTTATTTAACGGGAAGGACGAGGGCCGGAGCGCTACTCCAGCAAAGACGACTAaatcctgccccccccccgcccccaccGGACCTACTCCGCCCGGAGCCACCTGCCCGCTCCCGCGGGGGGCGCGGATCCGCCGGCTGGACCAGGAGGACACGGGGTGTCTGCAGTACGGCTGCGTTGTCCCCGCTCTGCTCTGAAGTGACAAGACCGTGTTTAACGCctctttttaactttatttttattgcgcatctttgttttcctccttaaCACCGGCCGCAGCCCcaggagggaggcaggcagCCGGCAGCGGGCTCAGTTTATCTTCCGAGGCCGAAGGCAAGGCAGGCAGGCTTCTGTCCGGCAGGTATTTCCACGGGGAAAATCCCTGCTGGAATCAGTGCTGCTTTGGGGAACCAGGACGACTTTTCGAGCTTCCACCTTTCTGTGGGGAACGAGCTGGGGAATGGGAGTGGGGGGCAGGGGAGAGAGGAGGCTGAATAATTGAACCATGTGCTCTCTGGGACGTCCCTCCGATAGCAGGAACTAGCGACTTTTCCCAGTCTCAAGGCTGCTAAAAGCCCCTCGCGTCCCTTTGATCTCTCTTGGGAGTCCGGGGGTGCCAGCAGAGGCCAATGCCTTCTTCAGCTGTCCTCTGTACAGATCCCCCTGGCAGGTACTAATGTGTTTACTTAGGTGCGCAGCGTTCCCAGCGCTGGGGGAAACCAAACGTTTCTCACACGGCTGGAAGCGCCCGGCCCTGCCTGCCCGACTGAGAAACAGTTTCCCGGAGGGGCGGCGCGGAGGAGCCCTCGCCGCCAGCCACGGCACCCACCGACCGCAGGAGGGGAGAGGCAAGAGGCGAGGGCGGCACGGAACGGCCCGGCAGTGTCGGGAGTCCCGTTACATACAGGACGTCCCTCCTGGGTAACCCGCCTGTGGCCGGTTGCCGCTCCGCACCGGAGGTCCGCTGGGAACCGCATCGTGCTTTGCAGAGGTGCGGAGTGCGCAAGGCTCTGGTAGGGCCCAAACACCTCTCGCCCCCTCGGGAGGATTTTGTTTAAATAGAAAATCCCGTTAAATAGATCACACGAACTGCGAACGTCCCCAGCGTGGGATGGAATCCCTCCAGAAATAAGATCGCTGCGGTTAGGGTGAGGACTccatttcatagaatggtttgggttggaaggaccttagggatcatctagttccaacccccctgccatgggaagggacaccttccactaggccaggttgctcaaatctccatccagcctggtcttaaacactgccaggggtggggcagccacaacttcttaAAGGGGTCGTGACACATTCACCATTTTCTCTGTGCCCGTCCACAGGAGCAGACAGTGTCTGATGGTCTGGCGGTTACCGCTTTCTGGACTTGAGTCGCTattctcccccaccccccagcaGCCTCATTAGCCAGCCCTGTAGTTTgggttttctctcccctgtcttTAGTTCCACTCCCCTATTGCACTTCTGCAAACTTGTTTTGAGATCACTTTACCAGAGGAGCCGGTGGTTCTTAAGGGATACTAAttacagatttgtttttcttcctgagtGACAGGCTCTTCcatcctttcttccccttcccccaaaatattaaaggaaaaagggaaacaaatttTCCTAGCTCCTCAAAGACTTCTGGGGAAAGGCAAGTTTCTTAACGACCCCATCTCGGCTCTTCAGGCCGGGAGATGGGACCGATGGGGAGACCCACTGTGCGTGCCTGGAGAGAAACCCCTCCTTGGAAGGTGATCACAGCTGTGGCCAGCACTTGAAAGATCAAGTTTATTTGTGGACAAAGCATAAATCTGTAAACAGGGCTTATTTTAGCCTGCACAAACGGGGTAAATCACCGTATGTGTGTGTCCGTGTGCTCGCCACAGCCCAGTGAAGAGTTCAAGTTACTCCTGAGCAGAGCTCCTAACTGACGATGTCTTAGGAAAACAATAGAGAACTGCCCTGTTTCAGATGTGACACAACTAAACAGCAACCTGCCCCTCGGAGCGGCAGAAGCCTGGAATCCTGAGCTTTCCCCTTTCTGTAACTTTACTCCTTTATCAACTCCCGGCTTCTCCTACAGTATTCATTTCAAAGGGGCTCTCCCCGTTTATGGCCCCAAATAAACTGAAGCAGGCAAATGTAGCCTTCCCCAAGCTTTCGATAACTATGCATCCGATATTTGGAAGAAGGAGGGGTGTGTGCATGGGgcttttctttaaggaaaatcGTTTAGCCTAAAAGTGGAAATCCGCCTTTTGGGGGTTCAGGGCTAGGGGGTAGATGAGgtctccccagcagcaggcGGGGGGGATCAGAAGGTTGTCCAGCACGGCACCTCTCTAAGGCGATGTTCCCTGCCCGCTTTGCTCACTTGAAGAGCAGCTCCTTGAGACACCCGGGTGGCCGTGCCCTTTGCGTTACCTTTTCCTGACGAGGGGCTAAACCGGAGTCACCTTTGTCCTGGACACACGGACCGGCTCCGTAGCGTTTGACCCGCTGCTGGGTCCCTTGCTCTCCGTTTGAGTTAACCTAGGTCAACATAATTTTATTCCCAGGTATGGAAggttcctttctccttctcacAATATTGTCCTCCAATACAAAAGCCACCTGGATGAAAACCAAAGGGTTCCTGCGCGTTAGCAAATGCCTGTTAAATGGCTTCATTACCGCTCTAATGACCCTTGCACCGCTCCGCTCAGCTACTGCTGCGGctggggctctgcagggctTTTGTCCCCGGCTTGTGTAAAATTACTTAGGGATTGCGGGGTTAGAAATTTTACACTTCCAGGAGGGGTTTGTTGCACTGGCAGCTGGGACGCATCTGTAACGGTACAAGTTtgcctgaaagcagaaaattagcAAGCCCGAGGCACTGCTCGACTGTTGTGTCTCTGGCAGTGCCGGGTCACACGAGTAGGAGAAAGAATGGGAAGGGGGTTTGTCTCGGAGCAAACACGTACACTTTTCTTTTGTGAGTAGCCTTCCCTGTGACCCGATCCGACAGCACTAAAACCTGGGTCCGTCCGCTCCTCGTCTGGCCTGGCCACACGCAGCTGGGCATTTTTGTCCCCCGGTTGATGACACAATTTCAATTACAGGACAAAACGCTCAAGATAAACGAGCAAACCTTGGGTCTGAAGCGGGGGGTGAATTTTTTCAGGTTAGACGTGGACCACAGGCTGCGCGGACTAACGATACGCAAGCGGATGCTGTAGGTGCTGTGGGGAGCCTTCTACGTTAATTCCCCTGCGGGGAGAGCCAGTGTCGCTCCCGCTGCAGCGTGTGATGGGAGAGGGGAGCACCGGGACGAGGAACAGCTCTGTAGAAGATGTCAGCCGTTCGAGCGCGCTTACTGCCCCACTTTCTCTTCCCATAGCAAACCCGCGAATTCCTAGGCTTGGTTTCAACTTCGTAGATGGCACAAACAGTTCTGGGGAGGTCGGGCATTAGAGAAGTGCCCAGCTCACGGTTCTCCAAGGGAGCGGTGCGAAGCAAATTGTCTCCTGGGGCCTTGCCCAGACAGCCCCCTGCGGGGGATGTGGTGGGGTATGCTAATACAGCCTAGCCGCTGTGGACCAGCCTCCCTTTACGTGTATATATAAGGGCCCCCCGCATCAGCCAGCGGACACTTCGTCTCAGGTCGCTAATTACGGAGGAAATTGCCCCAGCGCGCCTCGACGAGAGCCGCCGGCTGCCGCCCCACGCTGCCCGtctctgctgcagggatggaagTGATGGACAGCTGCCAGTTCTCCCCATCCGAGCTATTCTATGACAGTTCCTGCCTCTCCTCCCCGGAGGGCGAGTTCCCCGAGGATTTTGAACCCCGGGACCTGCCTCCTTTCGGAGGCCCCGAGCCCCCCGAGGCCACCTGCTCCGAGGAAGAGGAGCATGTCCGAGCTCCCACTGGCCACCACCAGGCCGGCCACTGCCTCATGTGGGCTTGCAAAGCCTGCAAGAGAAAATCCACCACAATGGACCGTCGGAAGGCGGCCACcatgagggagaggaggaggctgaAGAAAGTGAACCAGGCTTTTGAGACCCTGAAGCGATGCACCACTGCCAACCCCAACCAAAGACTCCCCAAAGTAGAGATCCTGCGAAACGCCATCAGATACATCGAGAGCCTCCAGGAGCTCTTGAGGGAACAGGTAGAAAACTACTATCACCTGCCgggacagagctgctctgaaccAACCAGCCCCACTTCCAGCTGCTCCGATGGGATGGTAAGAGCGGGACAAGAGcgatggggctgtggggaccCCACAAAGGCCCGCGGAGAGTCCCCCCTCAGTCCAGCGTCGAGGGACCGGTCTCATGGGTATGGGACGGGAGGAATGCACCAGGACATTAGAAAAAGGCTTACGGGCTGCGTTAGAAGAGGCCCGTTCTGTGATTTAATGCTAGGCACGCACACGGGCTTTCCGGGAATGCGGGGGGACACGGCAACGCTGCCAGAGGACACCCAGCAAGGGCCCCAGTCCCCGGGGGCTCGTTCCctgcttccccccaccccaccttAGCTCGGCACAGGAGAGGAGTGAGACGTGGGGCTGGAGCATAGATAGGGAAGGGGAGAAGCTCCCTGTCTGGGAGCTGCTGTCCCGCTCTCCTGCGGCACCAGGGCTTCCTCCCCGCGGGCTTTCAGGGACTTTACCTCCGGGGGAGCATCCCACTGGCCGGGGGAGCAGTGAGGGCCTCTTGGCCGGCACTCGCCCCTCGCTATCTTGCAGGCTGATTGCAGCAGCCCCGTCTGGTCGGCGAGAGGCAGCAGCTTCGACGCCGTGTACTGCTCCGAGATGGCCCACGGTAAGCTTGGCCCGCCGGCAGCAGAGGCCGCGGGGGGTGGAGGTGAGGGCAGGGGAACCCGCCTCGCTCCCCGCGGTATTTGTGGGGGCCAGCACGGGAACCCGCTGTAACGCGCTGCCTTTTCCCCGGTTCCCCCATCCCGGCAGCAGGGTACGCCGCCgggcagagcagctccttgtccagcctggactGCCTTTCCAGCATCGTGGACCGCCTGTCCCCGGCGGAGGAGCCGGGGCTGCCTCTCCGCGACGCCGACTCCCTCTCGCCCAGCGCCAGCATCGACTCGGGGCCGGGGACGCCCGGAACGCCGCCGCCCCGACGGACCTACCATGCGCTATGAGGGCCCGGGCAGGCCCGCACCCCGCACCTCCCGCCGGGGCCGCCCCCTTCGCCCGGCCGCGTTCCGCAAACGCTTGTCGGGCGAGAGGGGCAGCCCCGGCGCTGCTTGTCCCGCCACAACCCGTCGGGGCTGGGGCAAAGCGCCCCAGCCGCCCGGGGTCGGCAGACCCTGGGGCTCGGGACAGCGCTGCCTTGGAACCCTGCTGCAAATAAAATGTGCTGTAAGAGAGCTGTCCGGCCTGATGGTTTTTTACGTGCGTGCCTTGGTATTTGGGAGGGGAGTGAGACCCAGCTGAGGGGTCCCTGTCAGCATCTGTGTtcagccccagcccagcctcGGTCgcccccagctcctgcctcgCTCCAGTGGTTCTGGGTTATGGGATGTAACATCTTGCCAGTCTGGGGCCTGGGAGCTTGATTCTCCCTTCAGCAGTGTGTACTGCTGTGAGAAGGCTCATGGAGGAACAAAAATATGGAGGGTCAAATTCTCCCTCCATTCCTGTCCTGCTACAGGCAGAGTCACCTTTATTTTTTGCAAGTGTAGAAGTAGTATTTCATACGtgttccccctccccaccctgGCAAAGCACTCACATCTTTCTCTGGGTGTGAAGACTGAACACATACTCCCAGATCTGATCCTAAAATTGTATGGTGACTTCCTTCTGTAAAACAAACTCTATGATCTAGCTCTGATACCCTGTCAGGTAATTTTACTCTCAACCACTCTCAGTGCTCTGCATAGACTAGTTTAGTGAAGTTAATAAGAGCAAACCACAAGTATCTCTTTCCCAATCCACAGGGTAGATTTCACAATAttcagaaagcaattttc harbors:
- the MYF5 gene encoding myogenic factor 5 — its product is MEVMDSCQFSPSELFYDSSCLSSPEGEFPEDFEPRDLPPFGGPEPPEATCSEEEEHVRAPTGHHQAGHCLMWACKACKRKSTTMDRRKAATMRERRRLKKVNQAFETLKRCTTANPNQRLPKVEILRNAIRYIESLQELLREQVENYYHLPGQSCSEPTSPTSSCSDGMADCSSPVWSARGSSFDAVYCSEMAHGYAAGQSSSLSSLDCLSSIVDRLSPAEEPGLPLRDADSLSPSASIDSGPGTPGTPPPRRTYHAL